A stretch of the Hippoglossus hippoglossus isolate fHipHip1 chromosome 1, fHipHip1.pri, whole genome shotgun sequence genome encodes the following:
- the rhoh gene encoding rho-related GTP-binding protein RhoH, with amino-acid sequence MNDAAEMSVKCVLVGDSGVGKTALLVRFTSETFPDSYKPTVFDNTGVEVHMDGVQISLGLWDTGGNDNVRQIRPRSYQQADVVLICYSVANPNSLANIQSKWIAEVRGNLPRVPVLVVATQTDLRETGAHRSGCITAAEGRRVAQEVHAKGYLECSSLSNRGVQQVFEYAVRTAVNQVRKQARRRMFSVNQCKVF; translated from the coding sequence ATGAATGACGCAGCGGAGATGTCGGTGAAGTGCGTCCTGGTTGGGGACAGTGGGGTTGGCAAGACGGCCCTTCTGGTCCGCTTCACCTCAGAGACCTTTCCGGACTCCTACAAGCCCACGGTGTTTGATAACACAGGGGTGGAGGTGCACATGGACGGTGTTCAGATTAGCCTGGGCTTGTGGGACACGGGGGGCAATGACAACGTCAGACAAATCCGCCCGAGATCGTACCAGCAGGCCGACGTCGTCCTCATCTGCTACTCTGTGGCCAACCCCAACTCTCTGGCCAACATCCAGAGCAAGTGGATCGCTGAGGTTCGAGGAAACTTGCCCAGGGTGCCTGTGCTGGTTGTAGCCACCCAGACGGACCTGCGGGAGACGGGGGCACATCGGAGCGGCTGTATCACAGCAGCGGAGGGGAGACGCGTGGCTCAAGAGGTCCACGCCAAGGGCTACCTGGAGTGCTCCTCCTTGAGCAACCGAGGCGTGCAGCAGGTCTTTGAGTACGCGGTGCGGACGGCTGTTAACCAGGTCAGGAAACAGGCCAGGAGACGCATGTTCAGTGTAAACCAGTGCAAAgtcttttga